Below is a genomic region from bacterium.
ATGTCTCTCATCACGAATGTGACAAACCCCAAGGTCTTAATCTTCTTCCTGGCATTTTTTCCCCAGTTCTTGGGTGAGTCGCAGAGTGCATTCTGGCAACTGACCCTGCTGAGCGCGACCTTCCTTGTGGCGACCGTAATCTGGTTAGTGCCCCTCGTGTATGCCGCCAGTGCCGCGAGAAAGTTCTTTCTTAGACCACGCGTAGCTATCGCCATGGAATTCACGGTGGCGAGTGTATTCCTGCTTCTTGCTATCGTTCTGGCTTTCCGCCTTTAGGGAGCAGGCTTTCCTCACTTCTCTCTGCTCCGGAAGCAAATGTCGCACTGAGGCTGCAGTTGCCGAATTGTGGAGCCTAGGTAACTCCACTCGC
It encodes:
- a CDS encoding LysE family translocator, which translates into the protein MSLITNVTNPKVLIFFLAFFPQFLGESQSAFWQLTLLSATFLVATVIWLVPLVYAASAARKFFLRPRVAIAMEFTVASVFLLLAIVLAFRL